In the bacterium genome, one interval contains:
- a CDS encoding amidophosphoribosyltransferase, with protein MFDKLHEECGVFGIYNHSEAANLTYLGLHQLQHRGQESAGIVTSDGLKMHVHLGMGLVSEIFDERTLSELPGSHAIGHVRYSTTGSSVIKNAQPFFVECAHGPIAFAHNGNLVNAACLKRELEDSGSIFQSTMDTEVVAHLYARSRKVKLHERVIDALSRVRGAYSIVALVETRLIAVRDPLGFRPLVLGRLRDAYVVASETCALDLIEAEFIREIEPGEMIMISRKGIESFRPFPETRPRQCIFEFIYFARPDSTIFGHQVYPVRKSFGRELAREHPVEADVVVPVPDSGIVGALGFSEESKIPFEMGLMRNHYVGRTFIEPEQSIRHFGVKLKLNAVKGVIEGKRVVVVDDSIVRGTTSRKIIKMIREAGAKEVHMRITSPPTAHPCFFGIDTPSENQLIAHTHTLKEIARYLTADSVEYLSVDGMRKAVNDGAFNFCDACFTGNYPVKPDGSDIVQLGLF; from the coding sequence ATGTTCGACAAACTCCATGAAGAATGCGGCGTCTTTGGAATCTACAACCATTCCGAGGCGGCCAATCTCACCTATCTCGGCCTTCACCAGCTCCAGCACAGGGGGCAGGAGAGCGCGGGCATAGTAACCTCCGACGGGCTTAAGATGCACGTCCATCTAGGGATGGGGCTCGTCTCCGAGATCTTCGACGAGCGCACCCTCTCCGAACTCCCCGGAAGCCACGCCATAGGCCACGTCCGTTACTCCACCACCGGCTCCTCCGTAATAAAGAACGCCCAGCCCTTCTTCGTAGAGTGCGCCCACGGCCCGATAGCCTTCGCCCATAACGGCAACCTGGTCAACGCGGCCTGCCTCAAGCGCGAGCTTGAGGATTCCGGCTCGATCTTCCAGTCCACGATGGATACCGAGGTCGTCGCCCACCTCTACGCCCGCTCCCGGAAAGTAAAGCTCCACGAGCGCGTGATAGACGCCCTCTCCAGGGTGCGCGGCGCTTACTCCATAGTAGCCCTGGTCGAAACCCGCCTCATCGCCGTGCGCGACCCGCTCGGCTTTCGCCCCCTCGTCCTCGGAAGGCTTCGCGACGCTTACGTCGTGGCCTCCGAGACCTGCGCGCTGGACCTCATCGAGGCCGAGTTCATCCGCGAGATAGAGCCGGGCGAGATGATAATGATAAGCAGGAAAGGGATAGAGTCCTTCCGCCCCTTCCCCGAGACGCGGCCGCGCCAGTGCATCTTCGAGTTCATCTACTTCGCGAGGCCCGATTCGACCATCTTCGGCCATCAGGTCTACCCGGTGCGAAAGTCTTTCGGCAGGGAGCTGGCGAGGGAGCATCCCGTCGAGGCCGACGTGGTGGTGCCGGTGCCCGATTCGGGCATCGTCGGCGCTCTGGGCTTTTCGGAGGAGTCGAAGATTCCCTTCGAGATGGGGCTCATGAGAAACCATTACGTCGGCAGAACCTTCATCGAACCCGAGCAGTCCATCCGCCACTTCGGGGTAAAGCTCAAGCTCAACGCGGTGAAGGGGGTCATCGAGGGCAAGAGGGTCGTCGTGGTGGACGACTCCATCGTGCGCGGCACGACCAGCCGGAAGATAATAAAGATGATACGCGAAGCCGGAGCGAAAGAGGTGCATATGCGCATAACCTCCCCTCCCACGGCGCACCCCTGCTTCTTCGGCATCGACACTCCCTCCGAGAACCAGCTCATCGCGCACACCCATACGTTAAAAGAAATAGCCCGGTATCTTACCGCCGATTCGGTGGAGTACCTGAGCGTCGACGGGATGCGCAAGGCAGTGAACGACGGGGCCTTTAATTTCTGCGACGCCTGTTTTACGGGAAATTATCCCGTGAAACCGGATGGTTCCGACATAGTGCAGTTAGGGTTGTTCTAA
- a CDS encoding polysaccharide deacetylase, translating to MNTFPLCRKLGLALALLPVFAAAADPVLPPLAPEFRGSIRSVTPKNGEKVIALTFDLCEGGSERSGYDSKIVEYLRREKIRATFFAGGKWLRSHPEESKKLMADPLFEIGNHGWSHRNLRTLHSGEMESEVTRAQEEYALLREELSRSEATDKVPALPRLFRFPFGACDAKALDFLARRGLYAVQWSVVPGDPSPAASAEAIAGEIVSRAKPGAIVVLHANGRGLNTAEALPLFAPELLRRGYSFVTVSELLQKGTPKIAGDCYELSPGDNFRYDAPPKKDTP from the coding sequence ATGAACACTTTCCCCTTATGCAGGAAGCTGGGTCTCGCGCTGGCGCTTCTGCCGGTCTTTGCGGCTGCTGCCGATCCGGTTTTGCCGCCGCTTGCCCCGGAGTTTCGCGGCTCGATCCGCTCGGTGACTCCGAAAAACGGCGAGAAAGTCATAGCGCTCACCTTTGACCTCTGCGAAGGAGGGAGCGAGCGCTCGGGGTACGATTCAAAAATCGTAGAATATCTCCGGAGAGAGAAAATCCGTGCGACTTTCTTCGCGGGCGGCAAGTGGCTGCGCTCCCACCCGGAGGAAAGCAAAAAGCTCATGGCCGACCCTCTTTTCGAGATCGGAAACCACGGCTGGAGCCACAGGAACCTTCGCACCCTGCACAGCGGGGAGATGGAGAGCGAGGTTACGCGCGCGCAGGAGGAATATGCGCTCCTTCGCGAAGAGCTTTCGCGCTCGGAGGCCACGGACAAGGTTCCAGCCCTGCCCCGCCTCTTTCGCTTCCCCTTCGGCGCGTGCGACGCAAAAGCGCTCGATTTTCTGGCCCGCCGTGGGCTCTACGCGGTGCAGTGGAGCGTGGTGCCGGGAGACCCCTCACCGGCGGCGAGTGCGGAGGCGATAGCGGGAGAGATTGTTTCGCGGGCGAAGCCGGGGGCGATAGTAGTCCTTCACGCCAACGGCAGGGGATTAAACACCGCAGAGGCGCTTCCCCTCTTCGCGCCCGAACTTCTCAGGCGAGGCTACTCTTTCGTCACCGTGAGCGAACTCCTTCAAAAAGGAACTCCAAAAATCGCCGGAGACTGTTATGAACTCAGCCCCGGCGACAACTTCCGCTACGACGCGCCGCCGAAAAAGGACACGCCATGA
- a CDS encoding histidine triad nucleotide-binding protein gives MNSCIFCRIIAGEIPSKMLWQDENAVAFRDINPQAPTHILIVPRKHIVTFADFTAADAAILTSMAAAARETAKADGVLESGYRLIVNNGPDGGQEVMHVHMHLFGGRNIGPMVRKPKTDG, from the coding sequence ATGAACAGTTGCATATTCTGCAGGATAATCGCCGGTGAAATTCCCTCGAAGATGCTCTGGCAGGATGAAAATGCGGTGGCCTTCCGGGACATAAACCCCCAGGCCCCGACGCACATCCTCATCGTGCCCAGAAAGCACATAGTCACCTTCGCGGATTTCACCGCCGCCGACGCGGCCATTCTTACCAGCATGGCCGCGGCCGCCCGCGAGACGGCGAAAGCCGACGGAGTGCTGGAATCGGGCTACCGCCTTATCGTCAACAACGGACCCGACGGCGGGCAGGAAGTCATGCACGTCCACATGCACCTTTTCGGCGGAAGAAACATCGGACCGATGGTGAGAAAACCCAAGACTGACGGTTGA
- the pyrE gene encoding orotate phosphoribosyltransferase: protein MEKLRSELLALIREKSYEQRQVTLASGRISDFYVDGKQTSLHPRGAYLVGRLFLELLGRFGEVDAVGGPTLGADPIATSIALVSGLEGRPLPAFIVRKEPKGHGTRRWVEGKKNLPEGCRVVVVEDVVTTGGSGLSAVDKVEEEGYKVAGLMALVDREEGAREAIEARGLRFESLFTKTEVRG from the coding sequence CTGGAAAAGCTGAGGAGCGAGCTCCTCGCCCTGATACGGGAAAAATCCTACGAGCAGAGGCAGGTTACTCTGGCCTCGGGACGAATCAGCGATTTTTACGTGGACGGCAAGCAGACCTCCCTTCATCCGCGCGGCGCTTACCTCGTCGGCAGGCTCTTTCTGGAACTCCTCGGACGCTTCGGAGAGGTTGACGCCGTAGGAGGCCCCACGCTCGGCGCCGACCCCATCGCCACCTCCATCGCCCTCGTCTCCGGCCTTGAGGGGCGCCCCCTTCCCGCCTTCATAGTGCGCAAGGAGCCCAAGGGCCACGGCACCAGAAGGTGGGTCGAGGGAAAAAAGAACCTCCCGGAGGGGTGCAGGGTCGTTGTGGTGGAAGATGTGGTGACCACCGGCGGCTCGGGCCTTTCGGCCGTGGACAAGGTCGAGGAGGAAGGGTACAAGGTCGCCGGGCTGATGGCCCTCGTCGATCGCGAGGAGGGGGCGCGGGAAGCGATCGAGGCGAGGGGACTTCGCTTCGAGAGCCTTTTTACCAAGACAGAGGTTCGCGGCTGA
- a CDS encoding adenylosuccinate lyase, giving the protein MIERYTNPEMGAIWTDENRFRKWLDVEIYACEAWNVLGKVPDDALATIKERADFNTARILEIEATVKHDVIAFLTNVAEYVGPYSRFVHMGLTSSDVLDTSFAMLLVQATDLIIIEADKCREAIRSRAFEFKMTPQMGRSHGIHAEPITFGMKMALWYDEMSRNLDRLRRARAIIAVGKISGAVGTFANIEPFVEEHVCERAGLRYANVSTQVVSRDHHAEYFSLLAVVASSIEKFSVEVRHLQRTEVLEAEEFFSKGQKGSSAMPHKRNPIATENLTGCARLMRSYAGAALENVALWHERDISHSSVERVIGPDATILLHYMLRRFTGVIKNLLVYPENMQKNIDRTGGLPDSQRVLLALVEKGVSREDAYSFVQRNAMRVWLEGADYKKLLKEDPGVSGVLSAGEIDELFDIGYHLKHVDTIFRRVFGEA; this is encoded by the coding sequence ATGATTGAAAGATATACGAACCCGGAGATGGGCGCCATCTGGACGGACGAAAACCGCTTCAGAAAGTGGCTGGACGTTGAGATTTACGCCTGCGAGGCGTGGAACGTGCTGGGGAAGGTGCCGGACGACGCCCTCGCGACGATAAAGGAACGCGCCGATTTCAACACCGCCCGCATACTTGAGATCGAGGCGACGGTGAAGCACGACGTAATCGCCTTTCTGACCAACGTGGCGGAGTACGTCGGCCCCTATTCGCGCTTCGTCCACATGGGGCTCACCTCTTCGGACGTTCTGGACACCTCTTTCGCTATGCTGCTGGTGCAGGCCACGGACCTCATTATTATAGAAGCCGACAAGTGCCGCGAGGCGATCAGGTCCCGCGCCTTCGAGTTCAAGATGACGCCGCAGATGGGGCGCAGCCACGGAATCCACGCCGAGCCGATCACCTTCGGGATGAAGATGGCTCTCTGGTACGACGAGATGAGCCGCAACCTCGACCGCCTCCGCAGGGCGAGGGCTATAATAGCCGTGGGCAAGATCTCCGGCGCGGTGGGCACCTTCGCCAACATCGAGCCCTTCGTCGAGGAGCACGTCTGCGAGCGCGCCGGGCTCCGATACGCGAACGTCTCCACCCAGGTGGTCTCCCGCGACCATCACGCCGAGTACTTTTCCCTCCTCGCGGTGGTCGCTTCCTCCATAGAGAAATTTTCCGTCGAGGTGCGCCACCTGCAGCGCACCGAGGTTCTGGAAGCCGAGGAGTTTTTCTCCAAGGGGCAGAAGGGCTCCTCGGCGATGCCCCACAAGCGAAACCCCATCGCGACCGAAAACCTCACAGGCTGCGCCCGCCTCATGCGTTCCTACGCCGGGGCCGCGCTGGAGAACGTCGCCCTCTGGCACGAGCGCGACATAAGCCATTCGAGCGTCGAGCGGGTCATCGGCCCCGACGCCACCATCCTCCTCCACTACATGCTCCGGCGCTTCACCGGCGTCATAAAAAACCTGCTCGTCTACCCCGAGAACATGCAAAAGAACATCGACAGGACGGGCGGGCTCCCCGACAGCCAGAGGGTGCTTCTCGCTCTCGTGGAAAAGGGCGTCTCCCGCGAGGACGCCTACTCCTTCGTCCAGAGAAACGCCATGCGCGTCTGGCTGGAGGGCGCCGACTACAAAAAACTCCTCAAGGAAGACCCCGGCGTTTCGGGTGTTCTTTCCGCCGGAGAGATAGACGAACTCTTCGACATCGGCTACCACCTTAAGCACGTCGATACCATATTCCGCCGCGTCTTCGGCGAGGCGTGA
- a CDS encoding phosphoribosylformylglycinamidine synthase subunit PurQ, which translates to MTIKPRALVITGNGINCERESAHACRLAGMEADIAHMSAIFAGEVRLRDYNFIHLPGGFLDGDDLGSAKAGAVRFKYGAVKENSGTARFEDELLDFVSRGGLVLGVCNGFQLMVKLGLLPFTGGKLVQEVSLMHNDSGRFEDRWVRMKADPKSPCVFTKGIDTLYFPVRHGEGKFVPGGDEAKKKIVDNSLAVLRYIDSEGNATGEYPFNPNGSFDAIAGICDPTGRLFGLMPHPEAFVHRTQHPRWTREELPEEGQGLKLYRNAAEYIRNS; encoded by the coding sequence ATGACGATTAAGCCCAGAGCACTGGTAATTACCGGGAACGGAATCAACTGCGAACGCGAATCCGCCCACGCCTGCAGGCTGGCGGGGATGGAAGCCGACATAGCGCACATGTCCGCCATCTTCGCGGGAGAGGTTCGGCTCCGGGACTATAACTTCATACACCTTCCCGGCGGCTTTCTCGACGGCGACGACCTCGGCAGCGCGAAGGCCGGGGCGGTGCGTTTCAAGTACGGCGCCGTGAAAGAGAACTCCGGTACGGCGCGCTTCGAGGACGAACTCCTCGACTTCGTAAGCCGGGGGGGGCTGGTGCTCGGCGTCTGCAACGGCTTTCAGCTCATGGTGAAACTGGGGCTTTTGCCCTTCACCGGGGGGAAGCTGGTGCAGGAAGTGAGCCTCATGCACAACGACTCGGGCCGCTTCGAGGACAGGTGGGTCAGGATGAAGGCGGACCCCAAAAGTCCCTGCGTTTTCACGAAGGGAATCGATACTCTCTACTTCCCGGTGCGCCACGGAGAGGGTAAATTCGTGCCCGGCGGCGACGAGGCGAAAAAGAAGATTGTGGACAACAGCCTCGCCGTTCTTAGGTATATTGATTCCGAAGGGAACGCAACCGGGGAGTATCCCTTCAACCCGAACGGAAGTTTCGACGCGATAGCGGGAATCTGCGATCCGACGGGGAGGCTCTTCGGCCTCATGCCCCACCCCGAGGCCTTCGTCCACCGCACCCAGCACCCGCGCTGGACGAGGGAGGAGTTGCCCGAGGAAGGGCAGGGGCTCAAGCTTTACAGGAACGCGGCGGAGTACATCAGAAATAGTTAA
- a CDS encoding MBL fold metallo-hydrolase, with protein MLIDAGLSATELLRRMALAGLDPLSLDGLVVTHEHRDHTCGVGVLARKLGLKLFAPEGVAGEISRVYGQNALRGLKIHEFLPGEVFEAGALEFSSFPTSHDAHASVGFCVRDGEKSLGFATDLGIAPSAVAECLCGCDIIYLEANHDEDMLASGPYPSFLKRRIFSDVGHLSNAGAGELLSRIIHKDLSTVVLAHLSEVNNKPSLAYDAAMAALDAAGAGRDVTLLVARQDRPGRVVKV; from the coding sequence GTGCTCATCGACGCCGGGCTTTCGGCCACCGAGCTTCTCCGGAGGATGGCTCTCGCGGGGCTTGACCCCCTCTCGCTCGACGGCCTTGTGGTCACCCACGAGCACCGCGATCATACCTGCGGCGTGGGGGTTCTGGCGAGAAAGCTGGGCCTCAAGCTCTTCGCGCCGGAGGGGGTGGCGGGGGAGATTTCGAGGGTCTACGGGCAGAACGCCCTTCGGGGGCTGAAAATTCACGAATTTTTGCCGGGAGAGGTCTTCGAGGCAGGGGCGCTTGAGTTTTCTTCCTTTCCCACCTCTCACGACGCCCACGCCTCGGTGGGGTTTTGCGTGCGGGACGGGGAAAAGAGCCTCGGCTTCGCCACCGATCTCGGGATAGCGCCTTCGGCGGTGGCGGAGTGCCTCTGCGGGTGCGATATAATCTACCTCGAAGCGAACCACGACGAGGATATGCTGGCCTCCGGGCCCTATCCGTCCTTTCTGAAGCGGCGCATCTTCTCGGATGTGGGACACCTCTCGAACGCGGGCGCGGGAGAACTGCTGTCGAGGATCATCCACAAGGACCTTTCGACGGTGGTGCTGGCGCACCTTTCGGAGGTGAACAACAAACCCTCGCTCGCCTACGACGCGGCGATGGCGGCGCTGGACGCGGCGGGGGCGGGGAGGGACGTTACCCTTCTGGTGGCCAGACAGGACAGGCCCGGAAGAGTGGTAAAGGTTTGA
- a CDS encoding tRNA (cytidine(34)-2'-O)-methyltransferase has protein sequence MQKLHVILVNPEIPPNTGNIARMCGATGSALHLVHPLGFRTDEKSLRRAGLDYWKDVEVFHHESFDAALAASGDGPVILFSARAAKVYTKAPYRDGARLVFGCETKGLPPEILSRYPENTFLIPIWGKVRSLNLSTAAGIAVYEGYRQMGAF, from the coding sequence TTGCAAAAACTGCACGTAATTCTTGTAAATCCGGAAATACCGCCGAACACCGGCAACATAGCCCGCATGTGCGGCGCGACCGGAAGCGCCCTTCACCTCGTTCACCCTCTCGGGTTTCGCACCGACGAAAAGAGCCTTAGAAGGGCGGGGCTGGATTACTGGAAGGACGTAGAGGTATTCCATCACGAGAGCTTCGACGCCGCGCTCGCCGCATCGGGCGACGGGCCGGTGATCCTCTTCTCGGCGCGGGCGGCGAAGGTTTACACGAAGGCCCCCTACCGTGACGGCGCGAGGCTGGTCTTCGGCTGCGAAACCAAAGGGCTCCCGCCGGAAATACTCTCCCGCTACCCCGAAAACACCTTCCTCATCCCCATCTGGGGAAAAGTCCGCTCCCTCAACCTCTCCACCGCCGCCGGGATAGCGGTCTACGAGGGGTACCGGCAAA
- a CDS encoding GNAT family N-acetyltransferase, producing the protein MTGTKPPFSHEVKYLSNCTLLPMHKKSAEILGVELGAMDPWRSLGYSAKRLEEYLLREDPSLHRFEVHTGKELAGVICVRYPWLRGPYLELIALTGSHRNFGVGKTLLEWFEAGAKTHGQNAWVIVTHFNEGARRFYARHGYQEIASLKGLVTEGVDEILLRKKISG; encoded by the coding sequence ATGACAGGGACAAAACCCCCTTTCTCGCATGAGGTCAAATACCTCTCGAACTGCACCCTTTTGCCGATGCACAAAAAATCCGCTGAAATTCTCGGCGTCGAATTGGGAGCGATGGACCCGTGGCGCTCTCTTGGCTACAGCGCGAAGAGGCTGGAAGAGTACCTGCTGAGAGAAGACCCCTCCCTTCACCGTTTCGAGGTACATACCGGAAAGGAGCTGGCGGGCGTAATCTGCGTCCGTTATCCGTGGCTGCGGGGGCCGTATCTCGAACTTATCGCTCTCACCGGCTCTCACCGGAACTTCGGCGTCGGGAAAACCCTGCTTGAATGGTTTGAAGCAGGGGCGAAAACCCACGGGCAGAACGCCTGGGTCATCGTCACCCATTTCAACGAGGGCGCGAGGCGCTTTTACGCCCGCCACGGCTATCAGGAAATTGCTTCGCTGAAAGGGCTTGTCACCGAAGGGGTTGACGAGATTCTCCTTCGCAAGAAGATCTCCGGCTGA
- the purL gene encoding phosphoribosylformylglycinamidine synthase subunit PurL: protein MSDERKPARIEVAVKPGLRDARAKSAVRDIGEFLHLKVDGARTLDVFTVDLGLTGEETGLVAREAFSDPVIQTASPLPGLGVEIFPDFDWALEIGYLPGVTDNLGRTAKEAVEMLLGRTFPHDAQVYTSVQYLFAAKSLLLGDIEKIASGLLGNPLIQRFRILDRNEYDRDGGFSPEVPKVRGLSQPKVVPVNLEVGDVELMKISRDGLLALTLTEMKSIRDYFRLEGVRSERAKFGLPVDRPTDAELECLAQTWSEHCKHKIFNAKIFYEEGGKTEAIDSIFKTYIVGATKTVRERHGERDYCLSVFKDNAGVIRFNADYSLCFKVETHNSPSALDPYGGALTGIVGVNRDPMGTGMGAQLVFNVDTFCFADPFHEGALPPRLLHPRRIYEGVVTGVEHGGNKSGIPTINGTVVFDDRFLGKPLVFCGTAGIIPMTLQGEEGHGKRTRPGDLIVMAGGRIGKDGIHGATFSSEELHEGSPATAVQLGDPITQKRLYDFLLIARDRGLYSSITDNGAGGLSSSIGEMAEQTNGARLHLDRAPLKYPGLHPWEILVSESQERMSIAVRPEKLEEFMALAEKMKVEAVVMGEFTSEGAFHILYGQNTVAYIPLHFLHEGLPPMELRAKWVKPVHPEPSFECPEDLTADLTALLSRLNVCSKESIVRRYDHEVQGGSVVKPFVGAANDGPSDAAVNRPILESFEGVVTANGIAPRYSDIDTYHMTALVVDEAVRNAISVGGTLDHLAGLDNFCWCDPVQSEKTPDGEYKLAQLVRSCKALYETVVAYGIPLVSGKDSMKNDYQIGGTKISIPPTLLFSVIGKVKDARKCVTMDAKRPGDAVYLLGVTRPEMGGSEYFAMKGFVGNTVPVVRIEENLKLYRALEKAIQEGLVASCHDASDGGLGVAIAETAFSGGLGIDVDLAKGASEGLTRADQLLFSESAGRFVCTVRPENIARFEELFSGLPAKRAGEVTGGERVVLSSGGKVLADALYGDLKEAWQKTLAEI, encoded by the coding sequence ATGAGCGACGAAAGAAAACCCGCAAGAATAGAGGTCGCGGTCAAGCCCGGCCTGCGCGACGCGAGGGCAAAGAGCGCCGTCCGCGACATAGGGGAATTTCTTCACCTGAAGGTTGACGGAGCGCGCACCCTGGACGTCTTCACGGTGGACCTCGGCCTCACCGGCGAGGAAACCGGGCTGGTCGCGAGGGAGGCGTTTTCCGACCCGGTAATCCAGACCGCCTCGCCGCTTCCCGGCCTCGGCGTCGAAATCTTTCCCGATTTCGACTGGGCGCTGGAGATAGGCTACCTTCCCGGCGTAACCGACAACCTCGGCAGAACCGCCAAGGAAGCGGTGGAGATGCTCCTGGGGAGAACCTTCCCCCACGACGCGCAGGTCTACACCTCGGTCCAGTACCTTTTCGCGGCCAAAAGCCTCCTTCTCGGTGATATCGAGAAGATAGCCTCCGGCCTCCTCGGAAACCCCCTCATCCAGCGCTTTCGGATACTGGATCGCAACGAGTACGACAGGGACGGCGGCTTTAGCCCCGAGGTGCCTAAGGTGCGCGGGCTCAGCCAGCCGAAGGTCGTGCCGGTGAATCTGGAGGTGGGCGACGTGGAGCTTATGAAGATCTCCCGCGACGGCCTTCTTGCGCTAACCCTCACCGAGATGAAATCCATCCGCGATTACTTCAGGCTGGAGGGGGTCCGGAGCGAGAGGGCGAAGTTCGGCCTTCCCGTGGACCGTCCCACCGACGCCGAGCTCGAATGCCTCGCCCAGACCTGGTCGGAGCACTGCAAGCACAAGATCTTCAACGCGAAGATTTTTTACGAAGAGGGCGGGAAGACCGAGGCTATCGACTCGATCTTCAAGACCTATATAGTAGGGGCCACGAAGACCGTGCGCGAGCGCCACGGCGAGCGCGATTACTGCCTCTCGGTCTTCAAGGACAACGCCGGAGTAATCAGGTTCAACGCGGACTACTCCCTGTGTTTCAAGGTGGAGACCCACAACTCCCCCTCCGCCCTCGACCCTTACGGCGGGGCGCTCACCGGCATCGTCGGCGTCAACCGCGACCCGATGGGCACCGGCATGGGGGCGCAGCTGGTCTTCAACGTCGATACCTTCTGCTTCGCCGATCCCTTCCACGAGGGCGCTCTTCCCCCGCGCCTCCTCCACCCTCGCCGCATCTACGAGGGAGTGGTCACCGGCGTGGAGCACGGCGGAAACAAGAGCGGAATACCGACCATCAACGGGACCGTGGTCTTCGACGACCGTTTTCTGGGCAAGCCCCTGGTCTTTTGCGGTACGGCGGGCATAATACCGATGACCTTGCAGGGCGAGGAGGGGCACGGCAAGCGCACCCGGCCCGGCGACCTGATCGTCATGGCGGGCGGGCGCATCGGCAAGGACGGCATCCACGGCGCGACCTTCTCCTCGGAGGAACTTCACGAGGGAAGCCCCGCCACCGCCGTGCAGCTCGGCGACCCGATAACGCAAAAGCGCCTCTACGACTTTTTGCTCATCGCCCGCGACAGGGGGCTCTATTCCTCCATAACCGACAACGGCGCGGGTGGGCTCAGCTCCTCCATCGGCGAGATGGCGGAGCAGACGAACGGCGCGCGCCTCCACCTCGACCGTGCTCCCCTCAAGTATCCCGGTCTCCACCCCTGGGAGATACTGGTCTCCGAGTCGCAGGAGCGCATGAGTATCGCCGTGCGGCCCGAAAAGCTCGAAGAATTCATGGCTCTGGCCGAAAAGATGAAGGTCGAGGCGGTCGTCATGGGCGAATTCACCTCCGAAGGGGCCTTCCACATCCTCTACGGCCAAAATACCGTCGCGTACATCCCGCTCCACTTTCTCCACGAAGGGCTTCCGCCGATGGAGCTTCGGGCGAAGTGGGTAAAGCCGGTCCACCCGGAGCCCTCCTTCGAGTGCCCCGAGGACCTCACGGCGGACCTCACCGCCCTTTTGTCCAGGCTGAACGTCTGCTCCAAGGAGTCGATAGTCCGCCGCTACGACCACGAGGTTCAGGGCGGGTCCGTGGTGAAGCCCTTCGTCGGCGCGGCCAACGACGGCCCCTCCGACGCGGCGGTAAACCGCCCGATACTGGAATCCTTCGAGGGAGTGGTGACGGCCAACGGCATCGCTCCCCGCTACTCCGACATCGACACATACCACATGACCGCGCTTGTCGTGGACGAGGCGGTGAGAAACGCGATCTCGGTCGGCGGCACCCTTGACCATCTCGCCGGGCTCGACAACTTCTGCTGGTGCGACCCGGTTCAGAGCGAAAAGACCCCCGACGGCGAGTACAAGCTCGCCCAGCTCGTCCGCTCCTGCAAGGCGCTTTACGAGACGGTGGTCGCCTACGGGATTCCGCTGGTTTCCGGCAAGGATTCGATGAAGAACGATTACCAGATCGGCGGGACGAAGATTTCCATTCCGCCGACCCTGCTTTTCAGCGTAATAGGGAAGGTGAAGGACGCCAGGAAGTGCGTGACGATGGACGCCAAGCGCCCCGGCGACGCGGTCTATCTCCTCGGCGTGACCCGCCCCGAGATGGGCGGCTCCGAATACTTCGCCATGAAGGGATTCGTCGGCAACACCGTTCCCGTCGTCCGCATAGAAGAAAATCTCAAACTCTACCGCGCCCTCGAAAAGGCCATCCAGGAAGGACTCGTAGCCTCATGCCACGACGCCTCCGACGGCGGCCTCGGGGTGGCGATTGCCGAAACCGCCTTCTCCGGCGGACTGGGCATCGACGTCGATCTCGCGAAGGGAGCGAGCGAAGGGCTGACCCGCGCCGACCAGCTTCTCTTCTCGGAATCGGCAGGGCGCTTTGTCTGCACCGTGAGGCCCGAAAACATCGCCCGCTTCGAGGAGCTTTTCTCGGGGCTTCCCGCGAAAAGGGCTGGAGAGGTGACGGGAGGCGAAAGGGTGGTTCTTAGCTCAGGCGGCAAGGTACTGGCCGACGCACTCTACGGCGACCTCAAGGAAGCCTGGCAAAAGACCCTGGCGGAGATTTAA